Below is a window of Leuconostoc gasicomitatum LMG 18811 DNA.
TAATATGGATGCAATTTCAGAATATGAAGAAGTGAAAACCCGTTTTGAATTTCTAACAAGGCAACGTGATGATTTAAAAATGGCTCGTGAGACATTATTACAAACAATTGATGAAATGGATAAAGAGGTTCAAATTCGTTTTAAACAAACCTTTGATGCCGTGGCAGCAAGATTTTCAAATATTTATACGCAAATGTTTGGCGGTGGTCGTGCTGAAATTTGCTTGACAGACCCAAAACATCTTCTGACTACAGGTATTGACATTACGGCACAACCACCTGGGAAAAAATTTCAACAAATGAGTCTGCTATCTGGTGGTGAAAAAGCACTTACTGCTATTACGTTATTGTTTGCAATATTACATGTGCGGCCTGTACCATTTGTTGTATTGGATGAAGCAGAGGCAGCATTAGACGAAGCAAACGTTGATCGTTTTGCTAAATATTTATATCATTTTTCAGGGGATACCCAATTTATTGTTATCACGCATCGCAAAGGGACTATGGTGAAAGCTAATTTATTGTACGGTGTAACGATGCAAGAAGCAGGCGTTTCTAAGATGATTGCAGTTGATTTGGATAAAGCAACAGAAAGCGTAGAGTAAGATGGGATTATTTGATATTTTTCGTAAAAAAAAGATTGAAGAAAGTAGTGAAGTGTCGAAAGATTCTGTCGAATCATTATCAAATCAGGACAATTCTGCAGTACATGAGATACCAGAAGAGATACAAGAGCCAAAGGTAGAACAGAATCTAGATGCAATTGAAGAGTCGGTGTCTGAACATGTTTCCAAAAGTGATCCAATACAGGAACCAGAACTAAGCGTTGAACCAGAAGTTGTAGAACAACAAATTTATACTAAAGGTTTAGAAAAATCTCGAACTGGATTTGCTGCCCGATTTAATAAATTTTTAGCAAATTTTCGCTCGGTTGATGAAGATTTTTTTGAAGACTTAGAAGAGACTTTGGTTGGTGCTGATGTTGGCTTTGATATGGCGATTAAGATTTCAGACGACTTGCGTGAAGAAGTTAAACTTGAAAATGTACATCGCCCAGAAGATGTACGTGATGTGATCATTAAAAAAATGGTTGATATGTATGAAGCTGATGGTGTTAATGAAGATGCAACTATGCATTTTAATGTCAATGGCACAACAGTAATCTTATTAGTTGGTGTTAATGGTGTTGGAAAAACGACCACAATTGGTAAGTTGTCCACAAAATATCAACAACAAGGGAAGTCTGTTTTACTTGCAGCAGCAGACACTTTCCGTGCTGGGGCAACAAAACAACTGCAAGAATGGGGCATACGAGCAGGTGTGCCAGTTGTAGCTGGAAAAGAAAAAGCAGATCCGGCATCGGTCGTCTTTGAAGCGGTGGCTAAAGCACGTGATGAACATTATGATATTTTGTTTGTCGACACAGCAGGCCGTTTACAAAATAATGTTAATTTGATGCAAGAATTAGAAAAAATGAAGCGCATTATTAAACGTGAAATACCAGGTGCACCACATGAAGTATTGTTAGTGCTTGATGCTACAACTGGTCAAAATGCATTACAGCAGGCAAAACTATTTAAAAATTCATCTGATGTGACCGGAATTGTTTTGACAAAGATGGATGGGACAGCAAAAGGTGGGATTGTATTTGCCATTAGAAATGACATGCAATTACCAGTAAAGTGGGTTGGATTTGGCGAAAAGGCCAGTGATTTACGAGAATTCAAGCCTGAAGAATTCATATATGGCATGTTTAAGGATTTAATGGCATGAATTTTAAGGAAAAAAATCATATTAACGGCTTGTTTGGATTTTATGGCGAATTATTAACGATTAAACAACAAGACTATTTACGTTATTATTTCGAAGATGACTATTCAATTGTCGAAATCGCAGAAGTCGAAACGGTTAGTCGTCAGGCAGTTTCTGACAATATTAAACGCGGCATTGACCAATTGTTGAAATATGAGCACGTTTTGCATCTGCAAGAAAAATTTGAGACACGTTCAGCAATTGAGACGCAAGTCCAAGATTACATTTCAGTATATTATAATAAAGATAATGTGTTAAAAAAACTTGTGTCGCAACTTATGGCACATGAAATAGAAGATTAAATTATACGCTAAAAAGGAGAAAAGTAACTGGTAACATGATGATTCGTACATTAAAAGTGTACAGTGTATTATCTGACCTAGCTGCTTTAATATCATAATTATGGCATTTGAAAATTTAACTGAGCGTCTTTCCAAGGCGATGAAGAATCTCACTGGCCGCGGGCGTGTGAGTGAAGAGGACTTACGTGCAACCATGCGTGAAATCCGTTTAGCACTATTAGAGGCTGATGTTAATTACGATACAGTCAAAAAATTTGTTGC
It encodes the following:
- the ftsY gene encoding signal recognition particle-docking protein FtsY, giving the protein MGLFDIFRKKKIEESSEVSKDSVESLSNQDNSAVHEIPEEIQEPKVEQNLDAIEESVSEHVSKSDPIQEPELSVEPEVVEQQIYTKGLEKSRTGFAARFNKFLANFRSVDEDFFEDLEETLVGADVGFDMAIKISDDLREEVKLENVHRPEDVRDVIIKKMVDMYEADGVNEDATMHFNVNGTTVILLVGVNGVGKTTTIGKLSTKYQQQGKSVLLAAADTFRAGATKQLQEWGIRAGVPVVAGKEKADPASVVFEAVAKARDEHYDILFVDTAGRLQNNVNLMQELEKMKRIIKREIPGAPHEVLLVLDATTGQNALQQAKLFKNSSDVTGIVLTKMDGTAKGGIVFAIRNDMQLPVKWVGFGEKASDLREFKPEEFIYGMFKDLMA
- the ylxM gene encoding YlxM family DNA-binding protein, which codes for MNFKEKNHINGLFGFYGELLTIKQQDYLRYYFEDDYSIVEIAEVETVSRQAVSDNIKRGIDQLLKYEHVLHLQEKFETRSAIETQVQDYISVYYNKDNVLKKLVSQLMAHEIED